A genomic stretch from Peromyscus eremicus chromosome 6, PerEre_H2_v1, whole genome shotgun sequence includes:
- the LOC131912549 gene encoding late cornified envelope protein 3D-like, producing the protein MSCQQNQKQCQPPPKCPSPKCPPKSTAQCLPAASSCCATSSGGCSVPSSEGGCFLSHHRRRSHRCRRRSSSSCDRGSGQQSGGSGCGHSSGGCC; encoded by the coding sequence ATGTCCTGCCAGCAGAACCAGAAGCAGTGCCAACCTCCTCCCAAGTGCCCCTCCCCCAAGTGCCCCCCAAAGAGCACAGCACAGTGTCTGCCTGCAGCCTCCTCCTGCTGTGCTACAAGCTCTGGGGGCTGCAGTGTCCCCAGCTCTGAGGGAGGCTGCTTCCTGAGCCACCACAGGCGCAGGTCCCACAGATGCAGGCGCAGGAGCTCCAGTTCCTGTGACCGGGGCAGTGGCCAGCAGTCGGGGGGCTCAGGCTGTGGCCACAGCTCTGGAGGCTGCTGCTGA
- the LOC131912550 gene encoding late cornified envelope protein 3D-like, protein MSCQQNQKQCQPPPKCPSPKCPPKSTAQCLPAASSCCATSSGGCSVPSSEGGCFLSHHRHRSHRCRRRSSSSCDRGSGQQSGGSGCGHSSGGCC, encoded by the coding sequence ATGTCCTGCCAGCAGAACCAGAAGCAGTGCCAGCCTCCTCCCAAGTGCCCCTCCCCCAAGTGCCCCCCAAAGAGCACAGCACAGTGTCTGCCTGCAGCCTCCTCCTGCTGTGCCACAAGCTCTGGGGGCTGCAGTGTCCCCAGCTCTGAGGGAGGCTGCTTCCTGAGCCACCACAGGCACAGGTCTCACAGATGCAGGCGCAGGAGCTCCAGTTCCTGTGACCGGGGCAGTGGCCAGCAGTCGGGGGGCTCAGGCTGTGGCCACAGCTCTGGAGGCTGCTGCTGA